A genomic segment from Opitutales bacterium encodes:
- a CDS encoding NADP-dependent isocitrate dehydrogenase: protein MSANPTIIYTQTDEAPALATYSFLPIIQAFLKSSGINVETRDISLSGRIIATFPEFLSEDQRIPDELAALGELAKTPEANIIKLPNISASVPQLKAAIAELQAKGYALPDYPEEPRDDNEKSIQARYDKVKGSAVNPVLREGNSDRRAPKAVKEYARANPHSMGSWSPDSKTTVATMGADDFFSNEQSVTISEATEVTIEFVSEDGSVTELKGPLPLQAGEILDGTMMSKAALITFLEEQVKRAKDEDILFSLHMKATMMKVSDPIIFGHCVRVFFKDLIEKHSGVIKDLGVDFNNGFGDLISKMQTVGEDLQKDVLADLDIVYGQQPDMAMVDSDRGITNLHVPSDVIIDASMPAMIRAGGKMWDAAGKTQDCLAVIPDSSYAPVYQATIDFCRENGAFDPTTMGTVPNVGLMAQKAEEYGSHDKTFEAPGKGKIRIVDASGTTLIEHSVEEGDIWRACQVKDAPVQDWVKLAVSRARATGAPAVFWLNKERAHDAELIKKVEVYLKDHDTAGLELHIMAPFDATMFSLERMKRGEDTISVTGNVLRDYLTDLFPILELGTSAKMLSIVPLMNGGGLFETGAGGSAPKHVQQFEKENHLRWDSLGEFLALAVSLEHLGEKYDSPKAKILGKTLDIATTQYLLKNKAPSRKVKELDNRGSHFWVALYWAEALATQEEDTDLEAEFSAVSRHLEASEGTIVEELTQVQGQPADAGGYYKPDDQLASKAMRPSPVLNHIIDYGKAPV, encoded by the coding sequence ATGTCAGCGAACCCGACGATCATTTACACTCAGACAGACGAGGCACCTGCTCTGGCGACCTACTCATTCCTGCCCATCATTCAGGCCTTTTTAAAGTCCTCTGGAATTAACGTAGAGACGCGTGATATCTCTTTGTCGGGACGTATCATTGCCACTTTTCCTGAGTTTCTTTCTGAGGACCAACGTATCCCTGACGAGCTAGCAGCACTCGGAGAGTTAGCTAAGACACCTGAGGCTAATATCATCAAACTCCCCAATATCAGTGCTTCTGTTCCTCAGTTGAAGGCAGCGATTGCCGAGCTCCAAGCTAAAGGTTACGCCTTACCTGATTACCCAGAAGAGCCGCGGGACGACAACGAGAAGTCGATTCAGGCCCGCTACGACAAAGTCAAGGGAAGCGCCGTCAATCCGGTTCTTCGTGAAGGCAATTCCGACCGTCGTGCCCCCAAGGCCGTAAAAGAGTATGCACGCGCTAACCCACACTCCATGGGCAGCTGGAGCCCAGATAGCAAAACCACCGTGGCCACGATGGGTGCCGACGATTTCTTTTCAAACGAACAATCGGTTACTATTTCTGAAGCGACCGAAGTCACGATCGAGTTTGTTTCAGAGGACGGAAGCGTGACGGAGCTTAAAGGCCCCCTCCCTCTTCAAGCAGGTGAAATACTAGATGGTACTATGATGAGTAAGGCTGCGCTCATCACATTCCTCGAGGAGCAGGTAAAGCGTGCCAAGGATGAAGACATCCTCTTCTCTCTGCACATGAAAGCGACGATGATGAAGGTGTCTGACCCAATCATCTTTGGTCATTGTGTGCGTGTTTTCTTCAAAGACCTCATCGAGAAGCACAGTGGGGTCATCAAGGATCTCGGTGTCGATTTTAACAATGGATTCGGCGACTTGATTTCCAAAATGCAAACAGTGGGTGAGGACTTACAGAAGGACGTTTTAGCCGATCTCGATATTGTCTATGGTCAGCAGCCAGATATGGCGATGGTCGATTCTGATCGTGGCATTACCAACCTGCATGTCCCAAGCGATGTCATTATCGACGCATCCATGCCTGCCATGATTCGTGCGGGTGGCAAAATGTGGGACGCTGCCGGTAAGACTCAGGACTGTCTCGCTGTCATTCCAGATAGCAGCTATGCACCCGTCTACCAGGCAACAATCGATTTTTGCCGCGAGAACGGGGCGTTCGACCCGACGACTATGGGAACCGTGCCGAATGTTGGGCTCATGGCTCAAAAGGCCGAAGAATACGGTTCGCACGATAAGACTTTCGAAGCACCCGGCAAAGGCAAGATACGCATCGTTGATGCTAGCGGCACTACATTGATTGAGCACAGTGTCGAGGAGGGCGACATTTGGCGGGCCTGCCAAGTGAAGGATGCCCCGGTTCAGGATTGGGTGAAATTGGCGGTCAGCCGGGCACGCGCGACCGGGGCTCCCGCAGTATTTTGGCTCAATAAAGAGCGCGCACACGACGCCGAACTGATCAAGAAAGTCGAAGTCTACCTCAAAGATCACGACACTGCGGGTCTTGAGCTGCACATTATGGCTCCTTTTGACGCCACGATGTTTTCCTTGGAACGCATGAAGCGGGGGGAGGATACCATCTCTGTGACGGGTAACGTCCTCCGAGATTATCTCACCGATCTATTTCCAATTCTTGAGTTGGGAACCAGTGCGAAGATGCTTTCCATCGTGCCACTTATGAACGGAGGAGGACTCTTTGAAACAGGTGCTGGAGGTTCCGCTCCGAAACACGTTCAACAGTTTGAAAAAGAGAACCACCTACGCTGGGATTCTTTGGGAGAATTTCTCGCCCTTGCAGTCTCTCTAGAACATCTCGGCGAAAAGTACGACAGCCCAAAGGCTAAGATTCTGGGTAAGACGCTCGATATCGCGACGACGCAATATCTGCTTAAAAACAAAGCCCCGTCACGTAAGGTCAAAGAGCTGGACAATCGGGGAAGTCACTTCTGGGTCGCGCTCTACTGGGCCGAGGCTCTGGCAACACAGGAAGAAGATACCGATCTGGAGGCCGAATTTAGTGCAGTCTCTCGCCACTTAGAAGCCTCTGAGGGGACAATCGTTGAGGAACTGACGCAGGTCCAAGGGCAACCGGCCGACGCGGGCGGATACTACAAACCTGACGACCAGCTCGCCTCGAAGGCAATGCGCCCCAGCCCCGTATTGAACCATATCATCGATTACGGGAAGGCGCCGGTCTGA
- a CDS encoding NAD-dependent epimerase/dehydratase family protein yields the protein MSKHISPKLVVAGAGYVGTALVLRARDLGMEVTAVTRNLERIANFERQGIAAVACTLSDIGDFRDSLPDRVDYVVNLVSSASRSPEGYRESYIEGQQALMDWAISSGARRYVYTSSTSVYGEHGGDWVDEDTPLAPASQFGEILVEAERCVEGSVLDSTVLRLGGIYGPERHLLWNQVVHAEGQTLPGYGDIYLNLIHREDIVGAILAVLSRERLPRARYNAVDGRPSTRQEIVDWIAVELGRGPLRYDPASAHKDARGSRFSGGRRPNRKIRSSYLSQEVGWTPAIEDFRAGYRQLGLC from the coding sequence ATGAGCAAACACATCAGTCCAAAGCTGGTAGTGGCAGGTGCTGGTTACGTGGGTACTGCATTGGTCCTGCGTGCAAGAGATCTCGGGATGGAGGTCACTGCGGTGACACGCAACCTAGAGCGCATTGCAAATTTTGAACGACAAGGCATCGCGGCGGTTGCTTGTACACTTTCGGATATCGGAGACTTTCGCGATAGCTTACCCGATCGAGTAGATTATGTGGTAAATCTTGTTAGCTCGGCGAGCCGTAGTCCAGAGGGCTACCGGGAATCTTATATCGAGGGGCAGCAAGCTCTCATGGATTGGGCCATTTCTTCCGGGGCGCGGCGTTACGTTTACACCAGTAGCACCAGCGTTTACGGAGAACACGGTGGCGACTGGGTCGATGAGGATACCCCGTTGGCTCCTGCGTCTCAATTTGGTGAGATCCTGGTGGAGGCGGAGCGGTGTGTGGAGGGCTCGGTTCTAGATAGTACCGTATTACGCCTCGGTGGTATTTATGGACCCGAACGGCATTTACTGTGGAACCAAGTTGTCCACGCAGAGGGGCAGACGCTGCCTGGGTACGGGGATATTTATCTTAATTTGATCCATCGCGAAGACATTGTTGGAGCGATACTGGCGGTGCTAAGCAGAGAGCGCTTACCGCGCGCTCGCTACAACGCCGTGGATGGCAGGCCATCGACGCGCCAGGAGATCGTAGATTGGATCGCCGTCGAGTTGGGGCGCGGTCCGTTGAGATATGATCCAGCGTCTGCTCATAAAGATGCTCGTGGGAGTCGCTTCAGTGGCGGACGACGTCCGAATCGGAAAATTCGTTCAAGTTATTTGAGCCAGGAGGTGGGCTGGACTCCTGCGATAGAAGACTTCCGTGCTGGGTACCGACAATTAGGGCTCTGTTGA
- a CDS encoding dCTP deaminase, translating into MILSDSAILEEIEKKRIVIEPFDRACLGSNSYDVHLGQNLAVYVDAVLDAKRHNEVEHFEMSDQGYVLHPGRTYLGVTREYTETHAHVPFLEGKSSVGRLGIDIHATAGKGDIGFCNHWTLEISVHQPVRVYPGMPIAQLIYFDARGEVLTPYNKKGSAKYNELSPRPMESMMWKNAF; encoded by the coding sequence ATGATTTTAAGTGACTCTGCCATTCTTGAGGAAATCGAGAAGAAGCGAATTGTAATCGAGCCGTTTGACCGCGCCTGTCTGGGTTCTAATAGCTACGACGTCCATCTCGGGCAAAACCTTGCGGTTTATGTAGACGCAGTTCTCGATGCCAAGAGGCATAATGAGGTGGAGCATTTTGAGATGAGTGACCAGGGATATGTGCTCCATCCAGGCCGTACGTATCTGGGAGTGACTCGCGAGTATACCGAGACCCATGCCCATGTGCCTTTTCTCGAGGGGAAATCGAGTGTCGGGCGTTTGGGCATAGATATTCATGCCACGGCTGGAAAGGGAGATATTGGGTTTTGTAACCACTGGACACTGGAGATTTCTGTCCATCAGCCGGTCCGCGTTTACCCCGGTATGCCCATCGCACAGCTGATCTATTTCGATGCCCGTGGTGAGGTGCTCACACCTTACAACAAAAAAGGCTCAGCCAAATATAATGAGCTGTCGCCGCGTCCAATGGAGTCGATGATGTGGAAAAATGCATTCTAG
- a CDS encoding O-antigen ligase family protein — MPSTGSRGTYFPEKSQHSERDSEGIKEHNDVIHWMLGAAGVDLNQVDHHDRRRTLSEISSEIRPYVWAALFCVLLIFFGGGGTVLSQGIFLCGVGLSMMLTPPLRRSTGVVWWGSWIFLGLAWLALLPMGFSSEEILGGGAGSYPELSRYPLGVQNIGQFAVAAILCTAGVGWLHTILAWRTHATSNQAILWILGFGISLLAFLFFADLTWLDSEPGKTTSFFPSRNQTAIVFAVGTVLGLGLFVITLTEGRLIPTMLAMGITGFAGMALFRIESRGGVVFALLGMLVFLGTSWIWGRSGNRGLKYGLPSLLVFGLILMLGDSSLRDRLFPPVVVGMPESEFRTRIWVDTWAMISEHPLGLGSGQFEAWIPQFLEQAAVGKAVTFPENDWLWFLSEQGWVAFALVVLALVGWMLTALRTARRHKAQSRFLTIGLAAVVLGHSLVDGGWHRVGIFLLGSLLMALCLRDSRISGWLLIGQRPLPWVAIRAVQVGGLVAILIGGTWILGSATRWPVHPDLVESRAIEQIKLAVETRDPDKVEDAAAWWGAWSPLSWKAYFSHAAGYLRAGGRDEARAARIFRIAQLLEPNLAVIPFEEGRVWFERRKVSRGLAAWRMAIDRPAENQDELFNQMIQIGFEQDESREALISLSEFSPPLRLKVYERVEDARLSELMLDDVRPGGFGPDFIGQIPRVHLYRVAGELGQSSMEAMMPQLFNGEVDAWDIQFFAMLHKENHASMHDWVLQFVPQTMLPVENTEISLTALERQFANNASDPVRALGLANQYYAKGRLYDAIEVLETTTEIPGHTQIQAWEWLGRLRGELGDFKGATDAWRRYFFAASEIR; from the coding sequence GTGCCTTCGACAGGATCGCGAGGAACGTATTTCCCAGAGAAGTCACAGCATAGTGAGCGTGATTCGGAAGGCATTAAAGAGCACAATGATGTAATCCACTGGATGCTTGGCGCTGCTGGAGTCGATCTCAACCAAGTGGATCACCATGATCGCCGCCGAACTCTGAGTGAGATCTCATCTGAAATAAGGCCTTATGTCTGGGCTGCCCTGTTTTGTGTCCTGCTCATTTTTTTTGGCGGAGGGGGCACCGTGCTGTCTCAGGGAATTTTTCTTTGTGGCGTTGGGCTGAGCATGATGCTGACGCCGCCACTCCGGCGCTCAACAGGTGTGGTATGGTGGGGCAGTTGGATTTTTCTTGGTCTCGCTTGGCTCGCCTTGCTACCCATGGGGTTCAGCTCGGAAGAAATTTTAGGGGGTGGAGCGGGGAGCTATCCTGAACTCAGTCGTTATCCATTGGGTGTTCAGAATATCGGACAGTTTGCTGTCGCTGCCATCCTCTGTACGGCTGGAGTGGGTTGGTTGCATACGATCCTCGCGTGGAGGACGCATGCGACATCCAACCAGGCGATTCTGTGGATTTTAGGGTTTGGGATCAGCTTACTCGCATTTCTATTTTTCGCCGATCTCACGTGGCTGGATTCCGAACCTGGGAAAACGACGAGTTTTTTTCCAAGTCGTAATCAGACCGCAATTGTTTTCGCAGTGGGGACTGTTTTGGGCTTGGGGCTATTTGTAATCACCCTGACGGAAGGTCGACTCATCCCCACGATGCTAGCTATGGGGATCACGGGGTTTGCTGGGATGGCGCTGTTCCGCATCGAGTCTCGAGGCGGTGTAGTGTTTGCGTTGCTTGGAATGCTGGTGTTTCTCGGGACCTCCTGGATTTGGGGCCGAAGTGGAAACCGTGGGCTGAAATACGGCCTGCCATCTCTATTGGTTTTTGGACTCATCCTGATGCTCGGCGACTCGAGTCTGCGCGATCGCTTGTTTCCACCGGTCGTTGTAGGTATGCCAGAGTCCGAGTTCCGCACGCGTATCTGGGTGGATACCTGGGCTATGATCAGCGAACATCCTTTGGGCCTGGGCTCGGGGCAATTCGAGGCCTGGATCCCCCAATTCTTAGAACAGGCGGCGGTCGGCAAAGCAGTTACTTTTCCTGAAAATGATTGGCTCTGGTTTCTTTCTGAGCAGGGTTGGGTTGCTTTTGCTCTGGTGGTTTTGGCATTGGTCGGGTGGATGCTGACAGCATTGCGCACGGCGCGACGGCACAAGGCTCAAAGTCGATTTTTGACGATCGGTTTGGCTGCGGTGGTGTTGGGGCACAGCCTGGTCGATGGGGGATGGCATCGGGTTGGTATATTTCTTCTAGGATCCCTATTGATGGCTTTGTGTCTGCGCGACTCTCGGATTTCTGGATGGCTGCTTATTGGGCAACGTCCATTACCTTGGGTAGCCATACGAGCTGTGCAGGTGGGTGGTTTAGTCGCAATATTGATAGGAGGCACTTGGATTCTGGGAAGTGCGACACGCTGGCCGGTGCATCCAGATCTTGTTGAATCGAGGGCGATAGAACAGATCAAGCTAGCAGTAGAGACGCGCGATCCCGACAAGGTTGAAGATGCTGCCGCATGGTGGGGTGCCTGGAGCCCACTGAGCTGGAAAGCCTACTTTTCCCATGCGGCAGGTTATTTACGAGCCGGAGGGAGAGATGAAGCACGCGCTGCGCGCATATTTCGCATAGCTCAATTACTTGAGCCCAACCTTGCGGTGATCCCCTTTGAGGAGGGTCGAGTCTGGTTTGAACGTAGAAAAGTGTCGCGCGGTCTCGCTGCTTGGCGGATGGCAATAGATCGTCCCGCTGAGAATCAAGACGAGTTGTTCAACCAGATGATCCAAATCGGATTTGAGCAGGATGAAAGCCGTGAAGCTCTTATTTCCTTGTCCGAATTTTCACCGCCCTTGCGCCTCAAGGTATATGAGCGCGTCGAGGACGCTCGGCTTTCCGAGCTTATGTTAGATGATGTACGGCCCGGTGGATTTGGTCCCGATTTCATTGGTCAAATACCGCGCGTTCATCTCTATCGGGTAGCTGGCGAGCTCGGCCAAAGTAGTATGGAGGCAATGATGCCGCAGCTCTTTAATGGAGAGGTCGATGCTTGGGATATACAATTTTTCGCCATGCTTCACAAAGAGAACCATGCCTCTATGCATGATTGGGTGTTGCAGTTTGTCCCGCAAACCATGCTGCCTGTCGAAAATACTGAGATATCTCTGACTGCTCTAGAGCGTCAGTTTGCGAACAATGCTAGCGATCCAGTGCGGGCATTGGGATTGGCCAATCAGTATTATGCCAAAGGTCGGCTATATGATGCTATTGAGGTCCTCGAAACCACGACTGAAATCCCAGGTCATACGCAAATCCAAGCCTGGGAGTGGCTTGGGAGATTACGCGGGGAATTAGGAGACTTTAAAGGTGCAACCGATGCATGGAGACGCTACTTCTTTGCGGCTTCTGAAATAAGATAA
- a CDS encoding AAA family ATPase: MPHKFAFINYKGGVGKTSLAVNVASHLALAGKRTLLVDLDTQSNSSVWLMGLATWREVQDEEIPSICTYLTDASVSLEEARFRNVFRTREDAYAGIPLDIIPCNFQLIEIEDRSYRPKSDNPVFFDFFKSQESFIDEYDYVIYDCPPNLLEAARCGIFSADSIIVPANPDALSQIGLVLLVEKLDEFRALSDLYLYDTCKNHAEIRSIIFNAIKTGSDFAMPRIRMQMQLNQLRYSDSVHLDSEIMDHTVRDAIVVKRAVTAGLPVAMLDRMTTQGNVVEDFANVARALAQIAEMPLNPEEEYSRLPELRECANQVTSSS; the protein is encoded by the coding sequence ATGCCTCATAAATTTGCCTTTATAAATTACAAAGGTGGAGTCGGTAAAACTTCGCTGGCGGTCAATGTAGCATCTCACCTGGCACTTGCTGGTAAACGCACGCTTCTGGTAGATCTCGACACACAGTCCAACTCCTCTGTTTGGCTTATGGGATTGGCCACCTGGCGAGAAGTGCAGGATGAGGAAATACCCTCGATTTGTACCTACCTCACGGACGCCTCAGTCAGTTTGGAGGAGGCTCGTTTCCGCAATGTCTTTCGTACTCGAGAAGACGCTTATGCAGGCATCCCCTTGGACATTATTCCTTGTAATTTTCAGTTGATTGAAATCGAGGACCGCTCTTACCGGCCCAAGTCAGATAACCCGGTATTCTTCGATTTCTTCAAGAGCCAGGAGTCCTTTATCGATGAGTATGACTATGTAATCTATGATTGCCCTCCCAATCTTCTGGAAGCTGCGCGCTGTGGGATTTTTTCGGCTGATTCAATCATCGTTCCAGCAAATCCTGATGCATTGAGCCAAATTGGGCTGGTGCTCCTTGTCGAGAAGCTGGATGAGTTTCGTGCCCTGAGTGATCTGTATCTTTACGACACTTGTAAGAATCACGCCGAAATTCGCTCGATCATCTTCAACGCAATTAAGACAGGTTCGGATTTTGCCATGCCGCGTATCCGTATGCAAATGCAGCTCAATCAATTGCGGTATTCCGATAGCGTCCATCTAGATTCTGAGATTATGGACCACACCGTCCGAGACGCTATTGTGGTCAAGCGTGCTGTGACTGCCGGTCTCCCGGTGGCGATGCTGGATAGAATGACCACACAGGGGAACGTTGTCGAAGATTTCGCTAATGTAGCCCGAGCTCTGGCTCAAATTGCGGAGATGCCTTTGAATCCTGAAGAAGAATATAGCAGACTTCCCGAGTTGCGTGAGTGTGCTAATCAAGTGACGAGTAGCTCGTAA